A single region of the Fusarium keratoplasticum isolate Fu6.1 chromosome 7, whole genome shotgun sequence genome encodes:
- a CDS encoding Zn(2)-C6 fungal-type domain-containing protein, producing MAYNLVSANRGRECIYQPSRRGGARVRKKNRAWEQAVADKEAIEHIPQHVPDVWDPSQDADVIFDALFSQSVISGGDILFESPPDASSQLIPSVRTYQDDGAILDAYYIFIHPYFPILPPPTAVPRDQAIPRYQNNMDGSGGESEPSTSISLAISAMLALIPCTEDPHPTSKESVLFRRDYAQYLAQCALECIEIESEIPESSVDPAKALLQTPHCDSREPFHPEVPLELESIIALDILSAYEYAQRGNLKKMESRAGQALMAAMSLSLHLRDDDGELNEAKRRVWWMTYICVSQAAIVGNIEPSILAVFIPTFATECPALKSDAEAFSFLIQAQQAMLATTQFSTELSKAVKFNGDMDRIYERMSELDSHLESLIKVADSWVLQPTMTATVDPTEGVVSRSLRCMTRIKLNSARIKLHRYSAFESKLVGEAEDSLSASESSSATAADSPSSGDTSSLTSLTSLTKVSSCSSENGPSGSDCFSSHQSAKICLRAALNMAQAFDDLPYPNPPSQQTSSTAWPRMMPSLACCALQCAFVLTTIGNLTRSRYSGDAQTASIAGRLLDRLRVSLLSISTALENYATAFEAIGGMSGK from the exons ATGGCTTACAACCTTGTGTCAGC TAACCGAGGGCGTGAGTGCATCTATCAGCCCAGCAGAAGAGGTGGTGCTCGCGTGAGAAAGAAGAATCGTGCGTGGGAACAAGCCGTTGCAGATAAGGAGGCCATCGAACACATTCCACAACATG TGCCTGATGTTTGGGATCCTTCCCAAGATGCCGACGTCATCTTTGATGCCCTGTTCTCACAATCTGTCATCAGTGGCGGAGACATCCTTTTTGAGAGTCCACCAGATGCCTCTTCGCAACTTATTCCATCCGTGAGGACGtaccaagatgatggagcAAT TCTTGACGCTTATTACATTTTCATACATCCTTACTTTCCCATTCTACCTCCACCCACGGCGGTCCCTCGAGACCAGGCCATTCCACGGTATCAGAACAACATGGATGGCTCAGGAGGCGAGTCAGAGCCGTCGACATCCATCAGTCTAGCCATCTCAGCAATGCTGGCATTGATACCGTGTACCGAAGACCCCCACCCCACATCTAAGGAATCGGTGTTGTTCAGGAGGGACTATGCACAATATCTTGCCCAGTGCGCCCTGGAGTGCATTGAGATCGAATCAGAGATACCCGAGTCGTCGGTCGACCCGGCCAAGGCTCTTCTCCAAACCCCACACTGTGATTCTAGGGAGCCTTTCCACCCAGAGGTACCCTTGGAGTTAGAGAGCATCATAGCTCTCGACATCTTAAGCGCTTATGAGTATGCGCAACGTGGCAATTTGAAAAAGATGGAGAGTCGAGCCGGTCAAGCTTTGATGGCCGCCATGAGTCTATCTCTCCATCTGCgcgacgatgatggcgaaCTCAACGAAGCCAAACGAAGGGTCTGGTGGATGACG TACATTTGCGTCTCCCAAGCTGCGATTGTTGGAAACATC GAACCATCTATACTCGCCGTTTTCATCCCCACCTTTGCGACCGAATGTCCAGCTCTGAAGTCTGACGCCGAG GCGTTCAGTTTCCTCATTCAAGCACAGCAGGCAATGCTTGCAACCACTCAATTCTCGACGGAACTGAGTAAGGCGGTAAAGTTCAATGGTGACATGGACAGAATATACGAACGGATGAGTGAGCTCGACTCGCATCTAGAGTCTTTAATCAAGGTGGCCGACTCTTGGGTCCTACAGCCCACCATGACGGCGACTGTTGATCCCACCGAAGGAGTCGTCTCAAGATCCCTAAGGTGCATGACTAGAATCAAGCTGAACAG CGCCAGGATAAAGCTCCATCGATACTCGGCTTTTGAGAGCAAGCTTGTTGGTGAGGCAGAGGACTCGCTTTCAGCTTCAGAATCCTCATCAGCAACGGCTGCAGATTCACCGAGCTCTGGGGACACATCCTCGCTGACATCTTTGACTTCGTTGACTAAGGTGTCGTCATGTTCATCAGAGAACGGCCCATCAGGGAGCGACTGTTTCAGCAGTCATCAGTCTGCCAAGATATGTTTAAGAGCCGCTCTGAACATGGCGCAAGCATTTGACGACTTGCCCTATCCGAACCCGCCCAGTCAGCAAACTTCATCCACCGCCTGGCCGCGGATGATGCCGTCTCTCGCGTGCTGCGCATTGCAGTGTGCCTTTGTACTTACGACGATAGGAAATCTGACGCGGTCCAGATATTCCGGAGATGCGCAGACGGCCTCGATAGCAGGTCGGTTACTCGACCGTCTACGAGTGAGCCTGCTATCGATATCAACGGCGTTGGAAAACTATGCTACGGCGTTTGAGGCTATCGGGGGCATGAGCGGTAAGTGA